The Chitinophagaceae bacterium genome window below encodes:
- a CDS encoding 50S ribosomal protein L10, which yields MTKEQKNEVIEVLKGKFSQYNNFYITDTESLSVAQVGKLRRACFDKNVEMKVAKNTLIKKALESLDAERYAGVFDALNNVTALMFSENPKEPALIISSFRKASNGAKPELKAAFINGDVYAGDNQLKALVAIKTKNELIGEVIGLLQSPAKRVIAALLHNAETKGEAVAAAE from the coding sequence ATGACTAAAGAACAAAAAAATGAAGTGATTGAGGTGCTGAAAGGCAAATTCAGTCAATACAATAATTTCTACATTACTGATACCGAATCATTAAGTGTAGCACAAGTGGGTAAACTTCGCCGTGCATGTTTCGACAAGAATGTTGAAATGAAAGTGGCTAAGAACACACTGATTAAAAAAGCACTGGAATCACTGGATGCTGAACGTTATGCAGGTGTATTTGATGCATTGAATAATGTAACAGCCCTGATGTTTTCAGAAAATCCAAAAGAACCGGCTTTAATTATCAGTTCATTCCGTAAAGCAAGCAATGGTGCAAAACCAGAATTGAAAGCTGCTTTTATTAATGGTGATGTATATGCCGGCGATAATCAATTGAAAGCACTTGTGGCGATCAAGACAAAGAACGAATTGATCGGCGAAGTAATTGGATTGTTGCAGTCTCCTGCAAAACGTGTTATTGCTGCATTATTGCATAACGCTGAAACAAAAGGAGAAGCTGTAGCAGCAGCTGAATAA
- the rplL gene encoding 50S ribosomal protein L7/L12 encodes MADIKALAESLVGLTVKEVQELADVLKAEYGIEPAAAAVVVAAGGGDGAAAVEEKTSFNVILKSAGASKLNVVKIVKDLTGLGLKEAKDLVDGAPKPVKEGVSKAEADEIAGKLKDAGADVEIA; translated from the coding sequence ATGGCAGACATTAAAGCATTAGCCGAATCATTAGTAGGCTTAACAGTAAAAGAAGTACAGGAATTAGCAGACGTTCTGAAAGCAGAATACGGTATTGAACCAGCTGCTGCTGCAGTTGTAGTTGCTGCAGGTGGTGGGGATGGCGCTGCTGCAGTTGAAGAAAAAACTTCATTCAACGTAATTCTGAAGAGCGCTGGCGCATCTAAACTGAACGTAGTTAAGATCGTTAAAGACTTAACCGGTTTAGGTTTGAAAGAAGCAAAAGACTTAGTTGACGGTGCTCCAAAGCCTGTTAAAGAAGGTGTTTCTAAAGCTGAAGCTGACGAAATCGCTGGTAAGCTGAAAGATGCAGGTGCTGATGTAGAAATCGCATAA